A window of the Blattabacterium cuenoti genome harbors these coding sequences:
- a CDS encoding AMP-binding protein, which produces MWIDFSSKEILTSSFFFNKKKDFWKKAIFSFLKNWYDNKPILSSLTSGTTGVPKVIFLRKKYMYERATKTVEFLKLKEKGVKGLLCLSPDFIAAKMFLVRAIIFKWKIYCVPPSSNPLKNIEEYFDITSMVPVQVFFSLKYLKNIKIILIGGHSISNFLEKKLQNISTICYATYGMTETLGHIAIKRINGLNKSVFYESFQDISLSVDSRNCLGISSTCCMNSFVQTNDIVHIISKNTFTWIGRYDNVINSGGIKIIPELIEKEISFFIPYEKRFFISSIPDKILGEKIILVIEGNPFPLHIPDTIFNGKNKFYKPKNIFFISHFTNNLLDKFKRKKITKKLIKI; this is translated from the coding sequence ATGTGGATAGATTTTTCTTCTAAAGAAATATTGACTTCTTCTTTTTTTTTCAATAAAAAAAAGGATTTTTGGAAAAAAGCTATTTTTTCTTTTTTAAAAAATTGGTATGATAATAAACCTATATTATCATCTTTAACTTCTGGAACAACAGGAGTTCCTAAAGTTATTTTTTTACGTAAAAAATATATGTATGAAAGAGCTACAAAAACTGTAGAATTTTTAAAATTAAAAGAAAAAGGAGTTAAAGGATTATTATGTTTATCTCCAGATTTTATAGCTGCTAAAATGTTTTTAGTACGTGCTATCATTTTTAAATGGAAAATATATTGTGTTCCTCCATCATCCAATCCTTTAAAAAATATTGAAGAATATTTTGATATTACATCAATGGTTCCGGTGCAAGTTTTTTTTAGTTTAAAATATTTAAAAAATATTAAAATTATTTTAATAGGAGGACATTCTATTTCTAATTTTTTAGAAAAAAAATTGCAAAATATTTCAACAATTTGTTATGCCACTTATGGAATGACAGAGACTTTAGGTCATATTGCTATAAAAAGAATTAATGGATTAAATAAATCTGTTTTTTATGAATCATTTCAAGATATTTCTTTAAGTGTAGATAGTAGGAATTGTTTGGGTATTTCTTCTACATGTTGTATGAATTCATTTGTGCAAACAAATGATATTGTTCATATAATATCTAAAAACACATTTACTTGGATAGGTAGATATGATAATGTTATTAATAGTGGAGGTATTAAAATTATTCCTGAATTAATAGAAAAAGAAATTAGTTTTTTTATTCCTTATGAAAAACGATTTTTCATATCCTCAATTCCGGACAAAATATTAGGAGAAAAAATCATATTAGTTATTGAAGGAAATCCTTTTCCATTACATATTCCAGATACTATTTTTAATGGTAAAAATAAATTTTATAAACCAAAAAATATTTTTTTTATTTCTCATTTTACAAATAATTTATTAGATAAATTTAAGAGAAAAAAAATTACTAAAAAATTAATAAAAATATAA
- a CDS encoding diflavin oxidoreductase, whose amino-acid sequence MLSEPNNKTFFKLIQESSQEEIIWMCGYMSGFLKNNIKKFTKKKEEQKITLVYGTETGNAKNLAFDIYQKVKKEKLQIKLIDLDQYCLKDLEKEDYFFIIMSTHGEGEPPSSAKSFFDFIHHNKNIFLKNMKYSVLALGDKSYTYFCKAGVDIDKRLHDIGAKRIVPLYKCDVDYENQGYKWFSEIINFLKKKKYGINTENRNRKISGYISNNIILNDQERESDKEIHHIEIYVKNKIKYSPGDSIGIFPENPYREVNNIIEYINKNKKKELERYENEEKNKIFDLFKKNLNILSLSENFLKKYSSLSKDKNVFLNYKWKLVDLLTKFPIENKYSLKDLIKIMEPIKPRLYSISSSPTTHGNEIHITVSRHRFLLNGNTVYGHCSDFLSKLKIGYKLFFFIYKNRIFKLPNPDKDIILIGPGTGIAPFRSFLYEREATKATGKNWLFFGDQHFHKNFLYQTEIQNWKIKGILHRVNFSFSRDQEKKVYVQNKIWENKIEFFSWIKNGAYVYLCGNKIPMSLDVEKMICQVIEKVGKCDSKLFINKMKKEGRYLKDVY is encoded by the coding sequence ATGTTATCTGAACCAAATAATAAAACATTTTTTAAGTTAATACAAGAATCTTCTCAAGAAGAAATTATATGGATGTGTGGTTATATGTCTGGATTCTTAAAGAATAATATTAAAAAATTTACAAAAAAAAAAGAGGAACAGAAAATTACATTAGTTTATGGAACGGAAACAGGAAACGCAAAAAATTTAGCATTTGATATCTATCAAAAAGTAAAAAAAGAAAAATTACAAATAAAATTAATCGATTTAGATCAATATTGCTTGAAAGATTTAGAAAAAGAAGATTATTTTTTCATCATAATGAGTACGCATGGGGAAGGAGAGCCCCCTTCTTCTGCAAAATCTTTTTTTGATTTTATTCATCATAATAAAAATATTTTCCTAAAAAATATGAAATATAGCGTATTGGCATTGGGAGATAAATCTTATACTTATTTTTGTAAAGCAGGAGTCGATATAGATAAACGTTTACATGATATAGGGGCGAAAAGAATTGTTCCATTATATAAATGCGATGTTGATTATGAAAATCAGGGATACAAATGGTTTTCCGAAATTATAAATTTTTTAAAAAAAAAAAAATATGGAATAAATACGGAAAATAGAAACCGGAAAATTTCCGGATATATTTCAAATAATATAATTTTAAATGATCAAGAAAGAGAATCTGATAAAGAAATTCATCATATTGAAATTTACGTTAAAAATAAAATTAAATATTCTCCTGGGGATTCTATAGGTATTTTTCCAGAAAACCCTTATAGAGAAGTGAATAACATTATAGAATATATCAATAAAAATAAGAAAAAAGAACTCGAAAGATATGAAAACGAAGAAAAAAATAAAATATTTGATCTTTTTAAGAAAAATCTAAATATTCTTTCTTTATCGGAAAATTTTTTGAAAAAATATTCTTCTTTATCGAAAGATAAAAATGTTTTTTTAAATTATAAATGGAAACTTGTTGATCTTTTAACAAAATTTCCTATAGAAAATAAATATTCTTTAAAAGATTTGATAAAAATTATGGAACCTATAAAACCTAGACTCTATTCTATTTCTTCTTCTCCTACAACTCATGGAAACGAAATACATATTACTGTATCTCGTCATCGTTTTCTATTAAATGGAAATACTGTATATGGTCATTGTTCCGATTTTTTATCTAAACTTAAAATAGGATATAAATTATTTTTTTTCATTTATAAAAATCGAATATTTAAATTACCCAATCCAGATAAGGATATAATTCTTATTGGCCCCGGTACTGGAATTGCTCCTTTTCGCTCTTTTTTATATGAAAGAGAAGCAACAAAAGCAACGGGTAAAAATTGGTTATTTTTTGGAGATCAACACTTTCATAAAAATTTTTTATATCAAACAGAAATCCAAAATTGGAAAATAAAAGGAATTCTTCATCGTGTTAATTTCTCTTTTTCTAGAGACCAGGAAAAAAAAGTTTATGTGCAGAATAAAATATGGGAAAATAAAATAGAATTTTTTTCTTGGATCAAAAATGGAGCCTATGTTTATCTTTGTGGAAATAAAATTCCTATGAGTCTAGATGTAGAAAAAATGATTTGTCAAGTGATAGAGAAAGTAGGAAAATGTGATTCAAAACTTTTTATAAACAAAATGAAAAAAGAAGGAAGATACTTAAAAGATGTATACTGA
- a CDS encoding PSP1 domain-containing protein, with protein sequence MNKSCSDCLNKCAKKENIIQEKRCYKPNTLDWLSNIQSPFEYQKYDIVEIQFKNDRKEFFFNQEKIFLNQGDIVTVEAKSDIGYDIGIVYLTGELVQLQIRNQSINSNTFKKIYRKSTYKEINIWKSFKRKEFTTLLKAKKIAKNLNLSMKISDVEYQGDGEKAIFYYTAENRVDFRKLVKEFAFYFHTRIEMRQIGYRQEAAKIGGIGSCGRELCCSTWLKNFKSVTTNSARYQQLSINIQKLTGQCSKLKCCLNYELDAYLDAIKNFPDFNSKIHTEKGIAQCMKIDVFKQEMWFSYVKTPNTWFRIKVKKIKDILEKNKISPPLEELSTINIIQKTELTFKDLSI encoded by the coding sequence ATGAATAAATCATGTTCCGATTGTTTAAATAAATGTGCAAAAAAAGAAAATATTATTCAAGAAAAACGATGTTACAAACCTAATACATTGGATTGGTTATCCAATATTCAATCTCCTTTTGAATATCAAAAATATGATATTGTAGAAATACAATTTAAAAATGATAGAAAAGAATTTTTTTTTAATCAAGAAAAAATATTCCTTAATCAAGGAGACATTGTTACTGTAGAAGCAAAATCAGATATAGGATATGACATAGGTATAGTTTATTTGACTGGAGAATTGGTCCAATTACAAATAAGAAATCAAAGTATTAACTCAAATACTTTTAAAAAAATATACAGAAAATCAACATATAAAGAAATAAATATTTGGAAATCTTTTAAAAGAAAAGAATTTACAACTCTTTTAAAAGCTAAAAAAATTGCAAAAAATTTAAATCTTTCTATGAAAATTAGTGATGTAGAATATCAAGGAGATGGAGAAAAAGCTATTTTTTATTATACAGCTGAAAACAGAGTTGATTTTAGAAAATTGGTTAAAGAATTTGCTTTTTATTTTCATACACGTATAGAAATGCGTCAAATAGGATATAGACAAGAAGCGGCAAAAATTGGTGGAATCGGTTCTTGCGGTAGGGAACTTTGTTGTTCCACTTGGTTAAAAAATTTTAAAAGTGTAACAACTAATTCAGCAAGATATCAACAACTTTCCATTAATATTCAAAAATTAACAGGACAATGTAGTAAATTAAAATGTTGTTTGAATTATGAATTAGATGCTTACTTAGATGCTATAAAAAATTTTCCGGATTTTAACAGTAAAATTCATACAGAAAAAGGAATTGCTCAATGTATGAAAATTGATGTTTTTAAACAGGAAATGTGGTTTTCTTATGTTAAGACCCCTAATACTTGGTTTAGAATAAAAGTAAAAAAAATTAAAGATATTTTAGAAAAAAATAAAATATCACCTCCTTTAGAGGAATTATCAACTATCAATATCATTCAAAAAACAGAATTAACATTTAAAGATTTATCTATATAA
- a CDS encoding NADP-dependent isocitrate dehydrogenase, whose protein sequence is MKKIKVSKPIVEIDGDEMARVIWKYIKEYFIFPYLDINIIYFDLGIENRNITNDQITIDAAYAIKKYNVGIKCATITPDEDRMKEFNLKTMWKSPNGTIRNIINGTVFREPIIVKNIPRLIPSWINPICVARHAYADQYQAKDFFIEGKGKLYIYFMPDDNKKNKSIKFKIHHFIGSGIAMGMYNTDESIYGFARSCFNYSVYKKWPLFLSTKNTILKVYDGRFKNIFQEIYNNEFKSKFEKLQITYEHRLIDDMIAKAIKSNGKFIWACKNYDGDVLSDCVAQGFGSLGMMTSVLITPDGKTLESEAVHGTITRHYRLHQKGEETSTNPISSIFSWTRGLKHRALLDKNRNLKFFSEKMEKACIDFIESGNMTKDLFQLSYKDEKKSNYLNTKTFIKKLKIFFDERINT, encoded by the coding sequence ATGAAAAAAATTAAAGTTAGTAAACCTATAGTAGAAATAGATGGAGATGAAATGGCTAGAGTTATATGGAAGTATATAAAAGAATATTTTATTTTTCCTTATTTAGATATAAATATTATCTATTTTGATTTAGGAATAGAAAATAGAAATATTACAAATGATCAAATCACTATAGATGCTGCTTATGCTATAAAAAAATATAATGTAGGAATTAAATGTGCTACAATTACACCAGATGAAGATAGAATGAAAGAATTTAATCTAAAAACAATGTGGAAGTCTCCAAATGGAACTATTAGAAATATTATTAATGGAACAGTTTTTAGAGAGCCTATTATAGTAAAAAATATTCCTCGTTTGATTCCAAGTTGGATAAATCCCATATGTGTAGCTAGACATGCTTATGCCGATCAATATCAAGCTAAAGATTTTTTTATTGAGGGAAAAGGAAAATTATATATTTATTTCATGCCAGATGATAATAAAAAAAATAAATCAATAAAATTTAAAATTCATCATTTCATAGGTAGCGGTATCGCTATGGGAATGTACAATACAGATGAATCTATTTATGGATTTGCTCGTTCTTGTTTTAATTATTCTGTATATAAAAAATGGCCTCTTTTTTTATCTACTAAAAATACTATATTGAAAGTATATGATGGAAGATTTAAAAATATATTTCAAGAAATATATAATAATGAATTTAAATCAAAGTTTGAAAAACTACAGATTACTTATGAACACCGATTAATTGATGATATGATAGCAAAAGCTATTAAATCAAATGGAAAATTTATATGGGCCTGCAAAAACTATGATGGAGATGTTCTATCTGATTGTGTAGCTCAAGGATTTGGTTCACTAGGAATGATGACTTCTGTTTTAATTACTCCAGATGGAAAAACTTTAGAATCTGAAGCTGTTCACGGAACTATCACGAGACATTATAGATTACATCAAAAAGGAGAAGAAACATCTACTAATCCTATTTCTTCTATTTTTTCTTGGACTCGTGGCCTTAAACATCGTGCTCTTCTAGATAAAAATAGAAATTTAAAGTTTTTTTCGGAAAAAATGGAAAAAGCATGCATAGATTTTATAGAATCTGGAAATATGACTAAAGATTTATTTCAATTATCTTACAAAGATGAGAAAAAAAGTAACTATTTAAATACTAAAACTTTTATAAAAAAACTAAAAATTTTTTTTGATGAAAGAATAAATACATAA
- the coaD gene encoding pantetheine-phosphate adenylyltransferase encodes MNKKIAVFPGSFDPITLGHYDIILRALNLFDKIIIAIGKNFEKKNMFSLKKRKKWIQKTFLGLSQKIEIDSFNGLTISFCIKKKAKFLLRGIRNQLDFEFEKNIFIANKELYKKHVIETVYLFSSYEKSHISSYIVRDVIKNGGDYTIFVPSTVRI; translated from the coding sequence ATGAATAAAAAAATAGCAGTATTTCCTGGATCTTTTGATCCCATTACTTTAGGACATTATGATATTATTCTTAGAGCTTTAAATTTATTTGATAAAATTATTATAGCTATTGGAAAAAATTTTGAAAAAAAAAATATGTTTTCTCTTAAAAAGAGAAAAAAGTGGATACAAAAAACTTTTTTAGGTTTATCACAAAAAATAGAAATTGATTCATTTAACGGATTAACTATTTCTTTTTGTATAAAAAAAAAAGCTAAATTTTTATTAAGAGGCATTCGAAATCAATTAGATTTTGAATTTGAAAAAAATATATTTATTGCTAATAAAGAATTATATAAAAAACATGTTATTGAAACTGTTTATCTTTTCTCTTCTTATGAAAAATCTCATATTAGTTCTTATATTGTAAGAGACGTTATAAAAAATGGAGGAGATTATACTATATTTGTCCCTTCTACAGTTAGAATATAA
- a CDS encoding serine O-acetyltransferase: MLDFLTTIFENNKNKDTYPDKKKSENFVNKLFYILFTPDQDILNNVVLFRKNYDKLQELLCEIFIELNIKEKDSDNLTKIFFQKVPNIYQTLIIDANAILKSDPAATVIEEIFLSYPGFFATALYRIAHQLWIQKIPIIPRLITEYAHSKTGVDIHASAKIGKAFAIDHGTGIVIGSSTKIGDKVKIYQGVTLGAIYVDKKLSNTKRHPTIEDQVTIYAGATVLGGETIIGHDSVLGGNVWVTKSVPPFSIVYQKSEIKMRNNSPFPDPINFMI, from the coding sequence ATGTTAGATTTTTTAACAACCATATTTGAAAATAATAAAAATAAAGATACTTATCCTGATAAAAAGAAATCTGAAAATTTTGTGAATAAATTATTTTACATTTTATTTACTCCAGATCAGGATATTTTGAATAATGTAGTTCTTTTTAGAAAAAATTACGATAAATTACAAGAACTTTTATGTGAAATTTTTATAGAATTGAATATCAAAGAAAAAGATTCTGATAATCTTACTAAAATTTTTTTTCAAAAAGTTCCTAATATTTATCAAACGTTAATAATAGATGCTAATGCAATATTGAAATCGGATCCTGCAGCAACAGTCATAGAAGAAATTTTTCTTTCTTATCCTGGTTTTTTTGCTACTGCATTATATAGAATTGCACATCAATTATGGATTCAAAAAATTCCAATTATTCCAAGATTGATTACAGAATATGCACATAGTAAAACTGGAGTGGATATTCATGCATCTGCAAAAATAGGAAAAGCTTTTGCTATTGATCATGGAACAGGAATAGTGATAGGTTCTAGTACAAAAATAGGAGATAAAGTTAAAATATATCAAGGTGTAACTTTAGGTGCTATTTATGTAGATAAAAAACTATCAAATACAAAACGTCATCCAACGATAGAAGATCAAGTTACAATTTATGCTGGAGCTACTGTTTTAGGGGGAGAAACTATAATAGGTCATGATAGTGTACTTGGAGGTAATGTTTGGGTAACAAAAAGTGTCCCTCCTTTTTCTATAGTATATCAAAAAAGCGAAATAAAAATGAGAAATAATAGTCCTTTTCCTGATCCTATTAATTTTATGATATAA
- the cysK gene encoding cysteine synthase A: MKVDSILKTIGNTPHVRLKKLFPNHKVWMKLEKNNPGGSIKDRIALSMIEDAEKKEIIHKGDIIIEPTSGNTGIGLAMVCSVKEYRLILVMPESMSMERRKLFSIFGAKFVLTPKEDGMRGAIKKAEELTNTIPNSWMPKQFDNVSNPNIHKKTTAREIINAFPNGIDYFITGVGTGGHITGIGEVLKNQYPNIKIFSVEPIESPVIFGGTANPHALQGLGAGFIPSILNRKILDGSFLVSKEEAFYYVQQTAKKEGILVGISTGASLSAIKKQLSKFSKESTILTVNYDTGERYLSVDNLFS, translated from the coding sequence ATGAAAGTTGATAGTATTTTAAAAACTATTGGAAATACTCCTCATGTACGTCTTAAAAAATTATTTCCTAATCATAAAGTATGGATGAAATTGGAAAAAAATAATCCTGGAGGAAGTATTAAAGATAGAATAGCTTTATCCATGATAGAAGATGCAGAAAAAAAAGAAATTATTCATAAAGGAGATATTATTATAGAGCCTACTTCTGGAAATACAGGAATAGGATTAGCAATGGTTTGTTCTGTGAAAGAATATCGTCTTATTTTAGTTATGCCAGAATCTATGAGCATGGAGAGAAGGAAATTATTTTCTATTTTCGGAGCAAAATTCGTACTCACTCCAAAAGAAGATGGAATGAGAGGAGCTATTAAAAAAGCAGAAGAATTAACTAATACTATTCCGAATTCCTGGATGCCGAAACAATTTGATAATGTTTCAAATCCGAATATACATAAGAAGACAACAGCAAGAGAAATAATCAATGCTTTCCCTAATGGAATAGATTATTTCATTACAGGAGTAGGGACTGGAGGTCATATTACTGGAATAGGAGAAGTATTAAAAAATCAGTACCCTAATATCAAAATTTTTTCTGTAGAACCTATAGAATCTCCAGTTATATTTGGAGGGACAGCTAATCCGCATGCTTTACAAGGATTAGGCGCAGGTTTTATCCCATCTATTTTGAATAGAAAAATATTAGATGGATCTTTTTTGGTATCTAAAGAAGAAGCTTTTTATTATGTTCAACAAACAGCAAAAAAAGAAGGAATTCTTGTTGGAATATCTACTGGAGCTTCATTATCTGCTATAAAAAAACAATTATCTAAATTTTCAAAAGAATCTACAATATTGACGGTGAATTATGATACTGGAGAAAGATATTTATCAGTTGATAATCTTTTTTCATAA
- a CDS encoding 2-hydroxyacid dehydrogenase: MIKKILILDKNHPFIIYKLKKEGFICDENYKDSTDKIDISSYDGIILRSRLKIDKKFIEKATKLKFIARIGSGTENIDKDCAIKKGITLISSPEGNKDAVAEHAIGMLLCMMNHIIRSHQQIITKKKWSREMNRGIEIMGKTIGIIGYGNTGKAFAKKLSGFDAKILCYDILPKVGDIYGKQVNMNTIFKKSDVVSLHVPYTQKTKGMINYNFIKKFCKPFYFINTSRGGCVITSHLAEALKNRKIYGACLDVLEYENFSYSDILSQQKLTKSFLYLIHSNKVILTPHIAGWTKESKYKMDKKIVEKIIFLNHKLNTT; encoded by the coding sequence ATGATAAAAAAAATATTAATATTGGATAAAAATCATCCTTTTATTATATATAAGTTAAAAAAAGAAGGATTTATTTGTGATGAAAATTACAAGGACTCAACAGATAAAATTGATATATCGTCATATGATGGTATTATTTTAAGAAGTAGGTTAAAAATAGATAAAAAATTTATTGAAAAAGCTACAAAATTGAAGTTTATAGCTCGAATTGGATCTGGAACAGAAAATATAGATAAAGATTGTGCTATAAAAAAAGGAATAACTTTAATTTCTTCTCCAGAAGGAAATAAAGACGCGGTAGCAGAACATGCTATAGGTATGTTACTATGTATGATGAATCATATTATTCGTTCACACCAACAAATAATTACAAAAAAAAAATGGAGTAGAGAGATGAATAGAGGAATAGAAATTATGGGAAAAACAATAGGAATTATTGGATATGGAAATACAGGAAAGGCTTTTGCAAAAAAATTATCAGGTTTTGATGCTAAAATATTATGTTATGATATCCTACCTAAAGTAGGAGATATTTATGGAAAACAAGTAAATATGAATACGATTTTTAAAAAATCAGATGTAGTGAGTTTACACGTACCTTATACACAGAAAACAAAAGGAATGATAAATTATAATTTTATAAAAAAATTTTGCAAACCTTTTTATTTTATAAATACTTCTCGTGGAGGGTGTGTAATTACAAGTCATTTAGCGGAAGCATTAAAAAATAGAAAAATATATGGAGCATGTTTAGATGTTTTAGAATATGAAAATTTTTCCTATAGTGATATTTTAAGCCAACAGAAACTTACCAAAAGTTTTCTTTATCTTATTCATTCTAATAAAGTGATATTAACACCACATATTGCAGGATGGACTAAAGAATCAAAATATAAAATGGATAAAAAAATTGTAGAAAAAATCATTTTTTTAAATCATAAACTAAATACAACATAA
- a CDS encoding transglycosylase domain-containing protein, whose product MYKKSIKINSYFIRLIFYFWFLFIIGISIIISIFYAASKGYLGTLPSTKDIENPGMKVGSEVYDSNGILLGRFFSENRTLVNYKQLPKNLVNALLAKEDIRFKYHSGIDAKSFLRAILSLGKKGGGSTISQQLAKLLFTGPSAKNKLERIHQKLLEWVMAIELEKRYTKEEIITMYYNKFDFLYNAKGIETAAHTYFNKKVSDLNLGECAVLVGMLENPSLYNPKNYPYRAKKQRNLVLRQMRKYNLLNTHKYKKELEKPVEINFKIQKKDFELLTYYGEFLKKEIQEALEEHEKKTGQKLNLYSSGLKIYTSIDAKMQNYAEEAVKKHLSKLQILFNRFQKTNKNAPFLNITPEKTKRILISAMHRTSLYQDLRQKGLTEEKIVKEFQKPQLIKLFTWKGSKKVFMSPWDFIRYQKSIIQAGMLSVESSTGFIKAWVGGIDFNYFQYDHVAQTQRQVGSVFKPILYAAAINELHYNPCTKISNEKFHLGKWSPRNSNGKYGGTLTLKDGLAFSINTISARLISQMTPGPVINLAKKMGIVSIIPEHPSIALGSADLTLYEMTGAFNTFTNYGIYFKPSILVKIEDENGNLIKEHVDLSRRQVFSEEVGYMMLKLMQGVVQYGTAKRLQSYNLTGDIAGKTGTTNENSDGWFIGMIPNLTTGVWVGWEDRFSHFENIKLGQGANMALPIWAYYMKSLYRDINLIYHDKLLFHKPKNYQSNWDHCNEIHLKEENVINEEKKEEEKNSLKEEIIDYDGKLNLENNKDYDK is encoded by the coding sequence GTGTATAAAAAAAGTATAAAAATAAATTCTTATTTCATTAGACTTATTTTTTATTTTTGGTTTTTATTTATTATAGGAATAAGTATTATCATTAGTATTTTTTATGCAGCTTCTAAAGGTTATTTAGGTACTTTACCTAGTACTAAGGATATAGAAAATCCTGGAATGAAAGTAGGATCAGAAGTATATGATTCTAATGGAATATTATTGGGTAGATTTTTTTCCGAAAATAGAACTTTAGTTAATTATAAACAACTTCCAAAAAATCTTGTAAATGCACTCCTTGCGAAAGAAGATATTCGTTTTAAATATCATTCTGGAATAGATGCTAAATCTTTTCTTAGAGCAATTCTTTCTTTAGGAAAAAAAGGAGGAGGAAGTACCATTTCACAACAGTTGGCTAAACTTCTTTTTACAGGACCATCTGCAAAAAATAAATTAGAAAGAATTCATCAAAAACTTTTAGAATGGGTAATGGCTATTGAATTAGAAAAACGTTATACAAAGGAAGAAATTATTACTATGTATTATAATAAATTTGATTTTTTGTATAACGCAAAAGGAATAGAAACTGCAGCTCATACTTATTTTAATAAAAAAGTTTCTGACCTAAATTTAGGAGAATGTGCTGTATTAGTTGGAATGCTAGAAAATCCTTCTTTATATAATCCAAAAAATTATCCTTATAGAGCTAAAAAACAAAGGAATTTGGTTTTACGTCAAATGAGAAAATATAATTTATTAAATACACATAAATATAAAAAAGAGTTAGAAAAACCTGTAGAAATAAATTTTAAAATACAAAAAAAAGACTTTGAGTTACTTACTTATTATGGTGAATTCTTAAAAAAAGAAATACAAGAAGCTTTAGAAGAACATGAAAAAAAAACTGGACAAAAACTTAATCTTTATTCTAGTGGATTAAAAATATATACATCTATTGATGCTAAAATGCAAAATTATGCAGAGGAAGCAGTAAAAAAACATCTCAGTAAATTACAAATTTTATTTAATCGTTTTCAAAAAACGAATAAAAATGCTCCATTTTTAAATATTACTCCGGAAAAAACAAAAAGAATCCTGATATCTGCTATGCACAGAACTTCTCTTTACCAAGATTTAAGACAAAAAGGGTTAACAGAAGAAAAAATTGTAAAAGAATTTCAAAAACCACAATTAATCAAATTATTTACTTGGAAGGGATCGAAAAAAGTATTTATGTCTCCATGGGATTTTATTCGGTATCAAAAAAGTATTATTCAAGCAGGCATGTTATCCGTGGAATCTTCTACTGGATTTATTAAAGCATGGGTAGGAGGAATAGATTTTAATTATTTTCAATATGATCATGTCGCACAAACACAACGTCAGGTCGGTTCTGTTTTTAAACCTATTTTATATGCGGCAGCTATTAATGAGTTACATTATAATCCTTGTACAAAAATCTCAAATGAAAAATTTCATTTGGGAAAATGGAGCCCTAGAAACTCTAATGGAAAATACGGAGGGACTCTTACTTTAAAAGATGGTTTAGCTTTTTCCATTAATACAATTTCAGCTCGTTTAATATCCCAAATGACTCCAGGTCCAGTAATTAATTTAGCAAAAAAAATGGGTATAGTATCTATAATACCTGAACATCCATCTATTGCGCTTGGTTCTGCTGATTTAACTTTATATGAAATGACAGGAGCATTCAATACATTCACTAATTATGGAATTTATTTTAAACCCTCTATTTTAGTAAAAATAGAGGATGAAAATGGAAATTTAATTAAAGAACATGTAGATCTTAGTAGAAGACAAGTTTTTAGTGAAGAAGTAGGGTATATGATGTTAAAACTAATGCAAGGAGTCGTTCAATATGGGACAGCAAAAAGGTTACAATCGTACAATCTTACAGGAGATATAGCTGGGAAAACAGGGACTACTAATGAAAATTCAGATGGATGGTTTATAGGAATGATTCCTAATTTAACCACTGGTGTTTGGGTAGGATGGGAGGATAGATTTTCTCATTTTGAGAATATTAAACTTGGACAAGGAGCAAATATGGCTTTACCTATATGGGCATATTACATGAAAAGTTTGTATAGAGATATTAATTTAATTTATCATGATAAATTATTGTTTCACAAACCTAAAAATTATCAATCTAATTGGGATCATTGTAATGAAATTCATCTCAAAGAAGAAAACGTAATTAATGAAGAAAAAAAAGAGGAAGAAAAAAATTCTTTAAAAGAAGAAATTATAGATTACGATGGTAAGTTAAACTTAGAAAACAACAAAGATTATGATAAATAA